The following coding sequences lie in one Pseudomonas sp. B33.4 genomic window:
- a CDS encoding valine--tRNA ligase: protein MDKTYQPHAIETSWYNTWESENYFAPQGAGDSYTIMIPPPNVTGSLHMGHGFNNAIMDALIRFRRMQGRNTLWQPGTDHAGIATQMLVERQLEAQGQNRHDLGREKFLEKVWEWKDQSGGNISRQIRRLGSSVDWSRERFTMDDGLSEAVKEAFVRLHEDGLIYRGKRLVNWDTKLHTAISDLEVENHDEKGFLWNLKYPLADGAKTADGNDFLIVATTRPETMLGDSAVAVNPNDERYQALIGKFVELPLVGRRIPIIADDYCDPEFGTGCVKITPAHDFNDYEVGKRHNLPLLNIFDKNANVLPAAQVFNLDGTLNDSIDGAIPAEYAGLERFEARKQIVAAFDAAGLLVSVNDHGLKVPKGDRSGTIIEPWLTDQWYVSTKPLAEPAIAAVEDGRIQFVPKQYENMYFSWMRDIQDWCISRQLWWGHRIPAWYDESGKVYVGRDEAEVRAKHNLGPDVALQQDNDVLDTWFSSGLWTFSTLGWPEKTEFLKKFHSTDVLVTGFDIIFFWVARMIMLTMHLIKNEDGTPQVPFKTVYVHGLVRDGQGQKMSKSKGNVLDPLDIIDGIELEDLVQKRTSGMMQPKLAKKIEKQTRDEFADGIASYGTDALRFTFCSLASTGRDIKFDMGRVEGYRNFCNKIWNAARYVLDKGEDCGQNGEAYELSLADRWIISQLQRTEAEVTRQLDQFRFDLAAQALYEFIWNQYCDWYLELSKPVLWDENAPVERQRGTRRTLVRVLEVALRLAHPFMPFITEEIWQRIAPLAGIQGKTIMLQAWPVANEERIDPAAEDDIEWLKELMLGTRNIRGEMNIGPGKPLPIYLKNVSAEDQRRLTENEALLKKLARLESITVLAAGEEAPLSATALVGEMEVLVPMAGLIDKGAELARLDKEILRLQGEVQRVGGKLSNAGFVDKAPAEVIEKERAKLAEAEQALGKLAEQHARIASL from the coding sequence ATGGATAAGACCTACCAGCCGCACGCCATTGAAACTTCCTGGTACAACACCTGGGAGTCCGAGAACTACTTCGCCCCGCAAGGCGCGGGCGACTCCTACACCATCATGATCCCGCCGCCGAACGTCACCGGCAGCCTGCACATGGGTCACGGCTTCAACAACGCGATCATGGACGCCTTGATCCGTTTCCGCCGCATGCAGGGTCGCAACACCCTGTGGCAGCCGGGCACCGACCACGCCGGTATCGCCACGCAGATGCTGGTGGAGCGTCAACTTGAGGCCCAGGGCCAGAATCGCCATGATCTGGGCCGCGAAAAATTCCTCGAGAAAGTCTGGGAGTGGAAGGATCAGTCCGGCGGCAACATCAGCCGTCAGATCCGTCGCCTCGGCTCGTCCGTCGACTGGAGCCGCGAGCGCTTCACCATGGACGACGGCCTCTCGGAAGCGGTTAAAGAAGCGTTCGTGCGCCTGCACGAAGACGGTCTGATCTACCGCGGCAAGCGTCTGGTCAACTGGGACACCAAGCTGCACACGGCGATTTCCGACCTCGAAGTGGAAAACCACGACGAGAAGGGTTTCCTGTGGAACCTGAAGTACCCGCTGGCCGACGGCGCGAAAACCGCTGATGGCAACGATTTCCTGATCGTCGCGACCACCCGTCCGGAAACCATGCTCGGCGACTCCGCCGTTGCGGTGAACCCGAACGACGAGCGCTACCAGGCCCTGATCGGCAAGTTTGTCGAGCTGCCACTGGTTGGCCGCCGCATCCCGATCATCGCCGACGATTACTGCGATCCTGAATTCGGCACCGGTTGCGTGAAAATCACCCCGGCCCACGATTTCAACGACTACGAAGTCGGCAAGCGCCACAACCTGCCGCTGCTGAACATCTTCGACAAGAACGCCAACGTGCTGCCGGCAGCCCAGGTGTTCAACCTCGACGGTACGCTGAACGACAGCATCGATGGCGCGATTCCGGCTGAGTACGCCGGCCTTGAGCGTTTCGAAGCGCGCAAGCAAATCGTGGCTGCATTCGATGCCGCCGGCCTGTTGGTCAGCGTCAACGACCACGGCCTGAAAGTGCCGAAAGGCGATCGCTCCGGCACCATCATCGAGCCGTGGCTGACCGACCAGTGGTACGTGTCGACCAAACCTTTGGCCGAGCCTGCGATTGCCGCCGTTGAAGACGGCCGCATCCAGTTCGTGCCGAAGCAATACGAAAACATGTACTTCTCGTGGATGCGCGACATCCAGGACTGGTGCATCAGCCGTCAGCTGTGGTGGGGCCACCGGATTCCGGCCTGGTACGACGAGTCGGGCAAGGTCTACGTCGGTCGCGACGAGGCCGAAGTGCGTGCCAAGCACAACCTCGGCCCGGACGTTGCGCTGCAACAGGACAACGACGTACTCGACACCTGGTTCAGTTCGGGCCTGTGGACGTTCTCCACCCTGGGCTGGCCGGAAAAAACCGAGTTCCTGAAGAAATTCCACTCCACCGACGTGCTGGTGACGGGCTTCGACATCATTTTCTTCTGGGTTGCCCGGATGATCATGCTGACCATGCACCTGATCAAGAACGAGGATGGCACCCCGCAGGTGCCGTTCAAGACCGTTTATGTGCACGGTCTGGTACGCGATGGCCAGGGCCAGAAGATGTCCAAGTCCAAGGGCAACGTACTTGACCCGCTGGACATCATCGACGGTATCGAGCTGGAAGACCTGGTGCAGAAACGCACCTCCGGCATGATGCAGCCGAAACTGGCGAAGAAGATCGAGAAGCAGACCCGCGACGAGTTCGCCGACGGCATCGCCAGCTACGGCACCGACGCCTTGCGCTTCACCTTCTGCTCGCTGGCCTCCACCGGTCGCGACATCAAGTTCGACATGGGCCGCGTTGAAGGCTATCGCAACTTCTGCAACAAGATCTGGAACGCCGCGCGTTATGTTCTGGACAAGGGCGAAGACTGCGGCCAGAACGGCGAAGCCTACGAGCTGTCGCTGGCGGATCGCTGGATCATCTCGCAACTGCAACGCACTGAAGCCGAAGTGACCCGTCAACTCGACCAGTTCCGTTTCGACCTCGCCGCGCAAGCGCTGTACGAGTTCATCTGGAACCAGTACTGCGACTGGTACCTGGAACTGTCCAAGCCTGTGCTGTGGGACGAGAACGCGCCGGTTGAGCGTCAGCGCGGCACTCGCCGTACGCTGGTTCGCGTACTGGAAGTGGCACTACGCCTGGCGCATCCGTTCATGCCGTTCATCACTGAAGAAATCTGGCAGCGCATCGCGCCGCTGGCTGGTATTCAGGGCAAGACAATCATGCTGCAAGCGTGGCCTGTGGCCAACGAAGAGCGCATCGATCCGGCTGCCGAAGACGACATCGAATGGCTCAAGGAACTGATGCTCGGCACGCGTAACATCCGTGGCGAAATGAACATTGGCCCGGGCAAGCCACTGCCGATCTACCTGAAGAACGTCAGCGCTGAAGACCAGCGCCGTCTGACCGAGAACGAAGCGCTGCTGAAGAAGCTGGCGCGTCTGGAATCGATCACCGTTCTGGCGGCTGGCGAAGAAGCACCGTTGTCCGCTACCGCTCTGGTTGGCGAGATGGAAGTGCTGGTGCCGATGGCCGGCCTGATCGACAAGGGCGCTGAGCTCGCGCGTCTGGACAAGGAAATCCTGCGTCTGCAGGGCGAAGTCCAGCGCGTTGGCGGCAAACTGTCCAACGCCGGTTTCGTCGACAAGGCCCCGGCCGAAGTCATCGAAAAGGAACGCGCCAAACTGGCCGAGGCTGAACAAGCCCTGGGCAAACTGGCCGAGCAGCACGCGCGGATTGCCAGCCTGTAA
- a CDS encoding nuclear transport factor 2 family protein: MSEAHAALISRFYQAFQRLDAEAMAACYTDDVVFSDPAFGELRRRDAGDMWRMLTTRAKDFSLTFDNVRADERSGGAHWVATYLFSQTGNVVVNDIQARFVFRDGKICEHHDHFDLWRWSRQALGFKGLLLGWTPLVRNAVRAQALKGLKAFQAGR; the protein is encoded by the coding sequence ATGAGTGAAGCCCACGCCGCGTTGATCAGCCGCTTCTACCAGGCCTTCCAGCGCCTGGATGCCGAAGCCATGGCCGCCTGCTACACCGATGACGTAGTGTTCAGCGACCCGGCCTTCGGCGAACTGCGCAGGCGCGATGCCGGCGACATGTGGCGCATGCTCACCACTCGGGCCAAGGATTTCTCGCTGACCTTCGACAACGTCCGCGCCGATGAGCGCAGCGGCGGCGCGCATTGGGTCGCGACCTACCTGTTCAGCCAGACCGGCAACGTCGTGGTCAACGATATCCAGGCCCGCTTCGTCTTTCGTGACGGCAAGATCTGCGAGCACCACGATCACTTCGACCTGTGGCGCTGGTCGCGTCAGGCACTTGGTTTCAAAGGCCTGCTGCTGGGCTGGACCCCGTTAGTACGCAACGCCGTGCGTGCACAGGCATTGAAGGGACTGAAGGCATTTCAGGCCGGTCGCTGA
- a CDS encoding leucyl aminopeptidase, which translates to MELVVKSVSPETLKTATLVVAVGEGRKLGVAAKQVDELSGGAISAVLKRGDLAGKVGQSLLLHSLPNLKAERVLLVGVGKDEELGDRPFRKIIAGILNTLKGLGGNEAVLALDEVIVKNRDSYGKTRLLAETLVDGEYTFDQFKSQKAEPRALKKITLLTIKAAQAEVQRAVNHATAIANGMAFTRDLGNLPPNICHPTFLGEQAKNLGKEFKDLKVEVLDEKKIKSLGMGSFYAVGQGSEQPPRLIVMQYNGGKKSEKPYALVGKGITFDTGGISLKPGAGMDEMKYDMGGAASVFGTLRAVLELKLPINLVCILACAENMPSGNATRPGDIVTTMSGQTVEILNTDAEGRLVLCDALTYSERFKPQAVIDIATLTGACVVALGAHTSGLLGNNDELIDQLLSAGKAADDRAWQLPLFDEYQEQLDSPFADIANIGGPKAGTITAACFLSRFTKNLNWAHLDIAGTAWTSGGKDKGATGRPVPLLTQYLLDRAKA; encoded by the coding sequence ATGGAACTGGTTGTAAAAAGCGTTAGCCCAGAAACGTTGAAAACCGCCACCCTGGTGGTTGCTGTCGGCGAAGGCCGCAAACTCGGTGTCGCCGCCAAACAGGTCGACGAACTGAGCGGTGGCGCGATCAGCGCCGTACTCAAGCGTGGCGATCTGGCTGGTAAAGTCGGTCAAAGCCTGTTGCTGCACAGCCTGCCGAACCTCAAAGCCGAGCGCGTGCTGCTGGTCGGCGTGGGCAAGGATGAAGAACTGGGCGACCGTCCTTTCCGTAAAATCATTGCCGGCATCCTCAACACCCTGAAGGGTCTGGGCGGCAACGAGGCCGTGCTGGCGCTGGATGAAGTTATTGTTAAAAACCGCGACAGCTACGGCAAAACCCGTCTGCTGGCAGAAACCCTGGTGGATGGCGAATACACCTTCGACCAGTTCAAGAGCCAGAAAGCCGAACCGCGCGCCCTGAAGAAAATCACCCTGCTGACCATCAAGGCTGCTCAGGCCGAAGTGCAGCGCGCCGTGAATCACGCCACCGCGATTGCCAACGGCATGGCCTTCACCCGCGACCTGGGTAACCTGCCGCCGAACATCTGCCACCCGACCTTCCTTGGCGAACAAGCGAAGAACCTCGGTAAAGAGTTCAAGGACCTGAAAGTCGAAGTCCTCGACGAGAAGAAAATCAAGTCGCTGGGCATGGGCTCGTTCTATGCCGTCGGCCAAGGCAGCGAGCAACCGCCACGTTTGATCGTCATGCAATACAACGGCGGCAAGAAATCCGAGAAGCCGTACGCACTGGTCGGTAAAGGCATCACCTTCGATACCGGCGGCATCAGCCTGAAGCCAGGCGCCGGCATGGACGAAATGAAGTACGACATGGGCGGCGCTGCCTCCGTGTTCGGTACCCTGCGCGCCGTGCTTGAGCTGAAATTGCCGATCAATCTGGTGTGCATCCTCGCCTGCGCGGAAAACATGCCGAGCGGCAACGCGACCCGTCCGGGCGACATCGTCACCACCATGAGCGGCCAGACCGTGGAAATCCTCAACACCGACGCCGAAGGCCGTCTGGTGTTGTGCGACGCGCTGACCTACTCCGAGCGCTTCAAGCCGCAAGCGGTGATCGACATCGCCACCCTGACCGGCGCTTGCGTCGTTGCTCTGGGCGCGCACACCTCGGGCCTGCTGGGCAACAACGACGAACTGATCGACCAACTCCTCAGCGCCGGTAAAGCCGCTGACGACCGCGCCTGGCAACTGCCGCTGTTCGACGAATACCAGGAGCAACTGGACAGCCCGTTCGCCGACATCGCCAACATTGGCGGGCCGAAAGCCGGCACCATCACCGCTGCGTGCTTCCTGTCGCGCTTCACCAAGAACCTCAATTGGGCGCACCTGGACATCGCGGGCACCGCATGGACCAGCGGCGGCAAGGACAAGGGCGCAACCGGCCGTCCGGTTCCGTTGCTGACCCAATACCTGCTGGATCGCGCCAAAGCCTGA
- the yejK gene encoding nucleoid-associated protein YejK, with protein sequence MPIRHCIVHLIDKKPDGTPAVLHARDTELAESAAIENMLADLNESYNAKQGKAWGLFHPESGAFPFSGWLKEYMEGGKDFTAFSKVAVEHLQKLMEESNLSVGGHVLFAHYQQGMTDYLAIALLHHSEGVAVTDELDVTPSRHLDLGQLHLAARINVSEWQNNKQSKQYISFIKGKNGKKVSEYFRDFIGCQEGVDGPGETRTLLKAFSDFVESEDLPEDSAREKTKTLVDYASSQAKLGEPMGLEELSELIDEERPKAFYDHIRNKDYGLSPEIPADKRTLNQFRRFTGRAEGLSISFEAHLLGSKIEYDEEAGTLVIKGLPTSLTDQLKRRN encoded by the coding sequence ATGCCGATCCGTCATTGCATCGTCCACCTGATCGACAAAAAACCCGACGGCACGCCCGCAGTTCTGCACGCCCGTGACACGGAACTGGCCGAGTCTGCAGCCATCGAGAACATGCTCGCCGACCTCAACGAGAGCTATAACGCCAAACAGGGCAAAGCCTGGGGCCTGTTCCACCCGGAATCCGGTGCGTTCCCGTTCAGCGGCTGGCTGAAGGAATACATGGAAGGCGGCAAGGACTTCACCGCGTTCAGCAAAGTCGCGGTCGAGCACCTGCAGAAGCTCATGGAAGAGTCGAACCTGTCAGTCGGCGGCCACGTGCTATTCGCCCACTATCAGCAAGGCATGACCGATTACCTGGCTATCGCCCTGCTGCACCACAGCGAAGGCGTGGCGGTGACCGACGAGCTGGACGTGACCCCGTCGCGCCACCTCGACCTCGGCCAATTGCACCTGGCGGCACGGATCAACGTTTCCGAGTGGCAGAACAACAAGCAGTCCAAGCAGTACATCTCGTTTATCAAGGGCAAGAACGGCAAGAAGGTTTCGGAATACTTCCGCGACTTTATCGGCTGCCAGGAAGGCGTCGACGGCCCGGGCGAGACACGCACCCTGCTCAAGGCCTTCAGTGACTTCGTCGAGAGCGAAGACCTGCCGGAAGACTCCGCCCGCGAGAAGACCAAAACCCTGGTCGATTACGCCAGCAGCCAGGCCAAACTTGGCGAGCCGATGGGCCTGGAAGAGCTCTCCGAGCTGATCGACGAGGAGCGCCCGAAGGCCTTCTACGATCACATTCGCAACAAGGATTACGGCCTGTCGCCAGAAATTCCGGCGGACAAACGCACCTTGAATCAATTCCGCCGCTTCACCGGCCGCGCCGAAGGCCTGTCGATCAGCTTCGAAGCACATCTGCTGGGCTCGAAGATCGAGTATGACGAAGAGGCTGGCACTCTGGTGATCAAAGGCCTGCCAACGTCGCTCACCGATCAGCTGAAGCGCCGTAACTGA
- a CDS encoding DNA polymerase III subunit chi, translating into MTKVDFYILPSADPSARLDFACKLTEKAWRMGHRIYLHCSDAAQRDDLDARLWAFKGETFVPHGPADSEPDGLIVLGLGDDCGQHQDLLVNLDLKVPAFASKFARVAEVVVEDPTIRAAARESFRFYREQGYPLQDHRLQRL; encoded by the coding sequence ATGACCAAAGTCGACTTCTATATCCTGCCCAGCGCCGATCCTTCGGCTCGCCTGGATTTTGCCTGCAAGCTCACCGAGAAAGCCTGGCGCATGGGCCACCGCATCTACCTGCATTGCAGCGATGCCGCTCAGCGTGACGACCTCGACGCACGCCTGTGGGCGTTCAAGGGCGAAACGTTTGTGCCGCATGGCCCGGCTGACAGCGAACCGGATGGCTTGATTGTGTTGGGATTGGGTGATGACTGCGGTCAACATCAGGATTTACTGGTCAATCTCGACCTGAAAGTCCCGGCCTTTGCCAGCAAATTCGCCCGCGTGGCGGAAGTGGTGGTGGAAGATCCGACGATTCGAGCGGCCGCGCGGGAGAGTTTCCGTTTCTACCGCGAACAGGGCTATCCTCTGCAAGATCACCGTTTACAGCGACTCTGA
- the rlmF gene encoding 23S rRNA (adenine(1618)-N(6))-methyltransferase RlmF, whose amino-acid sequence MNAPRTPKPARKKPDSATPAKTVEPREKASLHPRNRHQGRYDFPALIKTTPELAKFVITNPYGKESIDFASPDAVRVFNRALLKSFYGIQHWDIPADYLCPPVPGRADYVHFLADLLASMNDGKVPRGAIVNVLDIGMGANCVYPLIGNSEYRWHFLGSEIDPTAVAAARAIVQSNDLNKVIQLRQQENRKHILIGLLEPGERFDLTMCNPPFHASMDEATKGSERKWRALGKADPKRKLPVLNFGGQSAELWCEGGEARFVTQLIAESANFQHKVLWFSTLVSKASNLPAIETALKKAGVLESQVVEMSQGQKQSRFVAWTFQTKSEQQIWRRERWVR is encoded by the coding sequence ATGAACGCCCCCCGCACACCCAAACCTGCGCGCAAGAAGCCTGACTCCGCGACCCCGGCCAAGACTGTCGAGCCGCGTGAAAAGGCCAGCCTGCACCCGCGCAATCGCCATCAGGGTCGTTACGACTTCCCGGCGCTGATCAAGACCACGCCGGAACTGGCGAAGTTTGTGATCACCAACCCGTACGGCAAGGAAAGCATCGACTTCGCCAGCCCCGATGCGGTGCGCGTGTTCAACCGGGCGCTGCTCAAATCGTTTTATGGGATCCAGCATTGGGACATCCCGGCGGATTACCTCTGCCCACCGGTGCCGGGCCGTGCCGATTACGTGCATTTCCTTGCCGATTTGCTGGCGAGCATGAATGACGGCAAGGTCCCGCGCGGCGCGATCGTCAACGTGCTGGACATCGGCATGGGCGCCAACTGCGTTTATCCGCTGATCGGTAATAGTGAATACCGCTGGCACTTCCTCGGCTCGGAGATCGATCCGACCGCAGTGGCTGCCGCGCGAGCAATCGTTCAGTCCAACGATCTGAACAAGGTTATCCAGCTGCGCCAGCAGGAAAACCGCAAGCACATCCTGATCGGCTTGCTGGAGCCGGGTGAGCGCTTTGACCTGACCATGTGCAACCCGCCGTTCCACGCTTCGATGGACGAAGCGACCAAGGGCAGCGAGCGCAAATGGCGCGCACTGGGCAAGGCCGACCCGAAACGCAAACTGCCGGTGTTGAACTTCGGCGGGCAATCGGCTGAGCTGTGGTGCGAGGGCGGTGAAGCGCGCTTCGTGACGCAACTGATCGCCGAGAGCGCGAACTTCCAGCACAAAGTGCTGTGGTTCAGCACCTTGGTGTCGAAAGCGTCGAACCTGCCGGCCATCGAAACCGCGCTGAAAAAGGCCGGCGTGCTGGAAAGCCAGGTCGTCGAGATGTCTCAGGGCCAGAAGCAAAGCCGTTTCGTCGCCTGGACGTTCCAGACCAAATCCGAGCAGCAAATCTGGCGCCGCGAGCGCTGGGTCCGCTGA
- a CDS encoding GIY-YIG nuclease family protein codes for MTSLSEKSVDVAEPVSKSWFVYLVRAANGSLYCGISDDPVRRFAKHQSGKGARFFLSSPAMALVYTELCRDKSDALRQERLIKKLRKSAKECLVASYQSD; via the coding sequence GTGACCAGCCTTAGCGAAAAATCTGTCGATGTGGCCGAACCGGTGAGCAAATCCTGGTTCGTCTATCTCGTTCGCGCCGCCAATGGCTCGCTGTACTGCGGGATCAGCGACGACCCGGTGCGCCGTTTTGCCAAGCATCAAAGCGGCAAAGGCGCACGGTTCTTCCTCTCCAGCCCGGCGATGGCGCTGGTCTATACCGAGCTATGCCGCGACAAGAGCGATGCGCTGCGCCAGGAACGTTTGATCAAAAAGCTCAGGAAGAGCGCCAAGGAATGTCTGGTCGCGTCTTATCAATCTGACTGA
- a CDS encoding glutaredoxin family protein has product MLGNVLKKVALVLLVVVVYQNWGKIERVFNPSQMVAEQTRAQANVVLYATDWCGYCKQTKRFLDSKGIPFKEFDIEKDAEARKAYEALGGRGIPLIDVNGTLIRGFDPDEILAALK; this is encoded by the coding sequence ATGCTCGGCAATGTGCTGAAGAAGGTTGCGCTGGTTCTGCTGGTGGTCGTGGTTTATCAGAACTGGGGCAAGATCGAGCGGGTGTTCAACCCGTCGCAGATGGTTGCCGAGCAGACGCGCGCGCAGGCTAATGTCGTGCTCTACGCCACCGACTGGTGTGGCTACTGCAAGCAGACCAAACGCTTTCTCGACAGCAAAGGGATTCCGTTCAAGGAATTCGATATCGAGAAGGATGCCGAGGCGCGCAAGGCGTATGAGGCATTGGGCGGACGCGGGATTCCGTTGATTGACGTTAACGGTACGTTGATTCGCGGGTTTGACCCGGACGAGATTCTCGCCGCTCTGAAATAG
- a CDS encoding HU family DNA-binding protein, producing the protein MALTKDQLIADIAEAIDAPKTTARNALDQLGQIVADQLENGGEITLPGIGKLKVTERPARTGRNPSTGAAIEIPAKKVIKLVVAKGLTDAVNK; encoded by the coding sequence ATGGCTCTTACTAAAGACCAACTGATCGCCGACATCGCTGAAGCTATCGACGCGCCGAAAACCACCGCGCGTAACGCTCTGGACCAACTGGGCCAAATCGTTGCCGATCAGCTGGAAAACGGCGGCGAAATCACCTTGCCAGGTATCGGCAAGCTGAAAGTGACCGAGCGTCCTGCCCGCACTGGCCGTAACCCTTCGACTGGCGCTGCCATCGAAATCCCTGCAAAGAAAGTGATCAAGCTGGTTGTGGCCAAAGGCCTGACCGACGCTGTGAACAAGTAA
- a CDS encoding DNA polymerase III subunit chi, with protein sequence MDTPKPQQKSAHLLDDLESIRQLLGDDNLQPPLLTDTVDDGEQEQIPMLFDSVGNEPAAVEPPPAPAPTPAAQPAAVDKGPDALLHLDSELRAAAQLILQDVIDDFAPHIETEIKRRLDARMERLLSQYE encoded by the coding sequence ATGGACACTCCGAAACCGCAACAAAAGTCCGCACACCTGTTGGATGATCTTGAATCGATCCGCCAGTTGCTCGGCGACGATAACCTGCAACCGCCATTGCTGACCGATACGGTCGATGACGGTGAACAGGAACAGATTCCGATGCTGTTCGATTCAGTCGGCAACGAGCCGGCAGCCGTCGAACCGCCTCCCGCGCCAGCCCCGACACCTGCCGCGCAACCGGCGGCGGTGGATAAAGGCCCGGACGCCCTGCTCCACCTCGACAGCGAACTGCGCGCCGCCGCGCAATTGATCCTGCAAGACGTGATCGACGACTTTGCCCCGCACATCGAAACTGAAATCAAACGCCGGCTCGATGCGCGGATGGAACGGCTCCTAAGCCAATACGAGTAA
- a CDS encoding glutathione S-transferase family protein: MSELILHHYPTSPFAEKARLLLGFKGLSWRSVHISPVMPKPDLTALTGGYRKTPVLQIGADIYCDTSLIARRLEQEKALPAFYPEGQEFTAASFATWADSVVFQHAVSLVFQPESVAVRFAKLPPEAIKAFIADRAGLFSGGSATRLSAEQAKHQWPTIMARLEQQLQREQGDFLFGEPSIADFALAHPMWFLKATHVTAPLVDEYPAVAAWLGRVLGFGHGAASAMTSEEALEVARNATPAALPDEQFVEPNGFKAGQQVAISATDYGVDPVVGELLFAGSEELIIRREDERGGVVHVHFPRFGFRIEAR; the protein is encoded by the coding sequence ATGTCCGAGTTGATTCTGCATCATTACCCGACCTCTCCATTTGCCGAGAAGGCCCGTCTGCTGCTGGGCTTCAAAGGCTTGTCGTGGCGCTCGGTGCATATTTCGCCGGTGATGCCGAAACCGGATCTGACCGCGCTCACTGGCGGCTATCGCAAGACCCCGGTGTTGCAGATTGGCGCTGATATCTATTGCGACACTTCCTTGATCGCGCGGCGCCTGGAGCAGGAAAAAGCCCTGCCGGCGTTCTACCCGGAAGGGCAGGAATTCACTGCCGCCAGTTTTGCTACATGGGCTGACTCGGTGGTCTTTCAACATGCGGTGAGTCTGGTGTTCCAGCCGGAGTCGGTGGCGGTGCGCTTCGCCAAGTTGCCGCCGGAAGCGATCAAAGCGTTTATTGCCGACCGCGCCGGTCTGTTCTCGGGCGGCAGTGCCACACGTCTGTCCGCCGAACAGGCCAAGCATCAATGGCCGACGATCATGGCGCGTCTGGAGCAGCAGTTGCAGCGCGAGCAGGGCGATTTCCTGTTTGGCGAACCGTCGATTGCCGACTTTGCGCTGGCGCATCCCATGTGGTTCCTGAAAGCAACTCATGTCACGGCACCGCTGGTGGATGAGTATCCGGCTGTTGCGGCCTGGTTGGGCCGAGTGCTCGGTTTTGGGCATGGCGCAGCCAGTGCGATGACGTCGGAAGAGGCGCTTGAGGTTGCACGCAACGCGACGCCGGCGGCATTGCCGGATGAGCAGTTTGTTGAACCCAATGGCTTCAAGGCTGGCCAGCAGGTGGCAATCTCGGCGACGGATTACGGGGTTGATCCGGTGGTGGGTGAGTTGCTGTTTGCTGGCAGTGAAGAGTTGATCATTCGTCGCGAAGACGAACGTGGCGGTGTGGTGCATGTGCACTTCCCGCGATTCGGCTTCCGCATCGAAGCCAGATAA